Proteins encoded in a region of the Onthophagus taurus isolate NC chromosome 10, IU_Otau_3.0, whole genome shotgun sequence genome:
- the LOC111428564 gene encoding transcription initiation factor TFIID subunit 10-like, with amino-acid sequence MSQIEQNGEESQLTMGQPLSDFLLQLEDYNPTIPDGVTAHYLRSSGLEPKDPRLLRLISIAAQKFISDIANDALQHCKMRTSNSSSSSSSGNNSKNAKGTKDRRYCLTMEDLTPALSEFGISVKKPHYYV; translated from the coding sequence atgagtCAAATCGAACAAAACGGTGAAGAATCTCAATTAACAATGGGGCAACCGCTCAGCGATTTCCTATTACAACTGGAAGATTATAATCCGACGATTCCGGACGGTGTAACGGCCCATTATTTGCGTTCGTCCGGATTGGAACCGAAAGATCCGCGTTTGCTACGCCTAATTTCAATCGCAgctcaaaaattcatttcggATATTGCAAATGATGCTTTGCAACATTGTAAAATGCGCACCAGTAATTCATCGTCCAGTAGCAGTTCGGGGAATAATTCGAAAAATGCGAAAGGTACTAAAGATAGAAGGTATTGCTTGACGATGGAAGATTTAACACCAGCGTTATCCGAGTTTGGCATTAGTGTTAAAAAACCACATTATTAcgtttaa